The Terriglobus roseus region ACGGAATGGTAGGCGGCGTAGGCGGACAACAAGGCACACTCGCCGAGTACATCCTCGCAGACGCTGATCTCCTCGCGCACAAATCCAAAAAACTCACCATGCGTGAAGCTGCGTCTCTGCCATTGAACGCAATCACCGCATGGGAAGGCCTCGTCGATCGCGCCAATGTTTCCGCAGGCAAAAGCGTCCTCGTACAAGCAGGCGCAGGCGGCGTAGGCCATCTCGTGGTGCAGATCGCCAAGGCCTACGGCGCGAACGTATTCGCCACTGTCTCCAAAGAAAAATCGCACCTCGTCGAGTCGTACGGAGCCACACCCATCGACTACAACGAAAAGACCGCCGCGCAATATCTCGAAGAACTCACCGCAGGCGAAGGCTTCGACGTCATCTACGACACGCTCGGCGGCAAGACGCTCGACGACTCCTTCACTGTCGCAAAGTTCTACACCGGCCACGTCGTCAGTTGTCTCGGTTGGGGCACGCACGCCCTGGCGCCACTCTCATTCCGCGGAGCAACCTACTCCGGCGTCTTCACCCTCATGCCTCTGCAAACAGGACGCGGACGCGCCCATCACGGCGAGATTCTGTCACACATCACAGACCTTGCAGACAAAGGATTGCTCCGCCCTCTCGTAAGCGAACAAACCTTCACCACCAGCAACATCGCAGAGGCCTACGCCAGCGTAGCGGCGGGCAGCAAAGGCAAGGTTGTTGTCGAAATTCAGTAAGCGCCACGACGCATAAACAACGATGCAGAAGAAGGCGACCGAAAACTAAACCGTTAGGTCCGCCTTCTTCTCATCCACCTTCTTCGCATCCATCCCCGGAGCCTTCTTCAAGTCATCAACAGACTTGAAGCCACCCACCTGCTCCCGATACTTCACCACCGCGGCAGCCTCTTTCCGCTTCAGCGAAAAAGCCGCCTCCAACTCCACCTGCGAAGCCTGGTTGATATTCAACTTCGGCCCCATCTCCGCAGGAAACGCAGCAGCCAGGTAAGCCACAATCTTCTTCTGCTCCGCCGCATCAATCTGCGCACCCAGAGCCTTCATCTTGTTCACGGTCGTCTGCCAACCGTCGGCATCCTGTCGCTGGCTCATCACGCGATCGGTGTCGTGGCACACCGTGCATTTCTTCTGCACCAGCGCCGCATCATGCCCCGCCGGCAACTGCGCCAAAGCAGTTCCACCCACAAAACCAAGAACGCAACCGAAGAGAAGAGAACGCCGCATCACGCCCGAATCCTAACACCGATTGACTAGCCCTCACCGCCCCGGTAGCCTCTTTTTCTGAAACGATTCAGCTCCCAGAGGCCGCAGTGAACCTTCGCCACGCCGGAACGCTTTTCCTTCTCGCATGCAGTCTCGCGACAAAGGCCCAAACCACCGACTACCTCACCGAGGGCGCCGACAACGGTCGCACGGGCCAACTCCAGGGCGAAACGCTTTTCACAAAAGACAACGTCGCGCAGACGCACCTCCTCTGGAAGTTCCATACCGACACCCCCACGCGCGAGATGCACAATCTCTTCCCGCCGCTCATCGCCTCGCAGGTGCAAACCGCAGAAGGCGTAAAGCAGATCGGCATCATGGCCGGCATCTCTGACGATCTCTGGGGCATTGATCTCGCCACCGGCAAACAACTCTGGCATCGCCACTTCGACAGCGCGTACACACCACCGCCAAACGCGCGTCCCGCAGGCACGCTCTGCCCCGGCGGCCAAACCGCCATGCCAGCCATGACCAAGTCTTCAGACGGCCACTACATCGTCTACGCCGTAGGCTGGGACGGCCGCTTGCTCACCATCGACCCCGGCACCGGCAAAGACATTGAAGCCCCGCAGAAGTGGCTCCCATCCAACGCCAAGCCCTACGCCCTGAACATCAAGGACGGCGTGGTCTACTCCTCCGTCTCACAGGGGTGCGGCGGCGTTGCGTTCACCTTCTTCTCGTATGACATCGCCACAAAGAAGAGCAGCCTCTTCGTTCCCACTGGTGGCGGTCTCTGGGGACGCCGCGGTGTCTCCGTCTCCCCGCAGGACGTCGGCTACATGGGCACCGGCGACGGCGAATGGAATCCTGAAGCCGGTCATTTCGGCAACGGCATCGTCGGCCTTCATCTCAACAACGGCAAGGAACTGCGTCTGCAGGATTACTTCTCCCCGCCCAACGCCGATTACATGTTCAAGCGCGACCTCGACATCAACGTCACGCCCGTAGCCTTCGACAGCAAGGGCCATCATCTCCTCGCAGGCACATCGAAAGAATGCCGCGTCTGGCTCCTCGATCGTGACGAACTCGGCGGCGACGACCATCGCACCTCGCTGTACAGCACGCCGCTCATCTGCAACGTGCAATCCAACTACGCCAACGAAGGCGTATGGGGCGCCATGAGCACATGGAACGACGCGAGCGGCCAGACATGGCTCACCGTCCCGTTCTACGGCCCCATCAACCCCGCCTTTCACGCGCCCATCGACAACGGCACCAACAGCAAGACCAAAGAGCGCAACAAGCGCGGTGGCCTCGCCACCTTCAAGGTGAACGAACGCAACGGCAAGTGGTCGCTCGATCCCGCATGGATCAGTGAAGACATCGACAACGGCGAAACCGCCATCATCGCCAACGGCATCGTCTTCGCCTACGCATCGGGTGAAGACGCCGCGCAGGCCCGTGTCGATCAGGCATGGAACGAACCACCTCCACCGCCGTTGCCGCAAATACCCACATCCATGCAGTCGGCGGTTCGCATCCAGCACTCACGCCGCGCCGTGCTCTACGCCTTCGACGCCACCACCGGCAAAAAACTATGGGACAGCGGCACACAGATCCAGGGCTGGAACCACTTCACCTCCATCTCCGTAGCCAACGGCCGCGCCTACATCACCACCTTCCAGGGTGACCTCTACTGCTTCGGAGTCGCCAAATGAAAACCTTCTCAGGCATCCTCCTCGTCGCAACCATCGCAGGCACAGCACACGCCCAGTTCTCGCGCACCGGCCCCGAATGGACCACCTCCGCCATGGATGCGCAACGTTCGCGCTCCGTCCCAGCCGACGTCCAGATCACGCCCGAAACCGCAAAAGACTTCCAACTCCTATGGAAAGTCCCAGTCCAGAACAAAGGCGAACTCTCCGAACCGGTACAGGTAAACACCTTCATCGCGTACACCGGCTTCAAAGCCTTAACGGTAGTGGGCGGCACCAACGCCATCTTCTCCGTCGATTACGACCTCGGCCGAACCTACTTCGACAAACACTTCACCAGCACCTCCAAAGCCTGCCCCATAGCGCTCGCAGGCCCCATCGGACGACTCACCCCACTCGTCCCACCACCCGTCACGGGCACAGGCCGCAAAGGCGGCTACCACTCATCAGTCTCCGCTCCCGGAGCCGGCGTAAATCTCGGCGAAGTCAGCCGCGCTCGCCCCGTAGCAGCACCTGTTCCAGCACCGGCCTCCACACAAACCCCCGCACCAGCCAACGCTCCCGCACCCAACGGCCCAGCTATCGGTGGAGCCTCAGGCCCCGGCGGCATCCCTGCGGACAACAAACCCATCACCGGCCCTGTCCGCACCGGCCCAGCCCCCGGCACCGGCCTGTACAAAGGCTCGCAGCCACTCTTTTACGTAACGACCGACGGCATCCTGCACGGCATCAGCCAGGGCAGCTTCAAAGAGCTACACAAGCCCGCCCCATTCCTGCCCGCAGGCACCGGCGTAGCCTCACTCATTGACGTCGACGACATCATCTACGCCAGCACCGCCAACAACTGCGGCCCGGCATCCGACTCCGTCTACGCCCTCGACGTCTCACACCCTGTCGTCTCCGGCATGGACCCCAACTCACCGCAACCCGCGCCCACCAAGTGGCAATCCAGCACCGGCCCCATCGTCGGCATCCCGGCATTCACTGAGTCCGGCATCCTCAACGTCGCCACGCCAAAAGCCATCGCGCAACTCGAACCGAAAACCCTGACCCACCGCCTCGACATCCCGGCTCCAACAGGCACCACCTTCACCTCGCAGCCAGTCATCTTCCGCGACGAGTCCAGCAAAGAACAGCTCGCCATCACCACCGCCGACGGCCGCATCCACGTCCTCTCCGCCACCGCCGCAGCAGGCACACCAGACATCACCAGCGCTACAGAAAACAACTTCAAACCCAACGCCCTCACCACCTTCGAGTCCGAAGGCACACGCTACCTGCTAGCAACAGACACGACCGCAACCACCGGCACCATCCACGCCTACAAACTCACCAGCACCGCGCTGGAACCGGCATGGACTTCCGCCACCATCAACACCCCATCCGCCCCCATAGCCATAAGCGGAGTCGTCTTCGTCCTAAGCAAAGGCACTCACAAAACCAACGCCACGCTCTACGCCCTCGACGCCACCACCGGCAAACCCCTCTGGAACAGCGGCACCCAAATCACCAGCCCCGTCACCACCAGCGCCCTAAGCTTCAGCCCCGGCCAAATCACCTTCGCCACCGCCGACAACACTATCTACGCCTTCGGCCTAAAAATCCCAACACAATAGAAAGCTCCAACACAAAGCAAATCGCGTGCAGATAGCCTCGTCCATCCGAGCAAGCTAAAATAGCTCATGGACCTCCCGCAGGCGTCTCCTGCGAACCCCGGAAATTCTGATCTCTCCTCGAGCGACTCTGGTCGCAACTTGGAGGCGGCTGTACCTGCGCTTACGCCGCTCTCCCCACAGGACTCCCATCGCCGCAACCAGACGCTTCCCGTCGCCAACGGCATTGAGGCCATGTTGGAGATGGACAACACCCTGCCCGTCCCCAATCCCAACCTCGCCGAACCAGAAGGCACGCTCGCGCCCGCTGAATCCACGCCCGCGCCTCAGCCCTCCGGCAACCCCAAGTCCGCGCAATACCTCCCCGGCTTCCCAGCAGCGCTGACCACCAAGATCGACGCCGACTTCGAAACCCTGCTCGAAACCGTCCACGAAGCGCGCCCTGCCGACGACCTCGAAATCATCCGTTCCGCTTGGCTCTTCTGCCTCTCGCAACACGAAGGCCAGAAGCGCGCCAGCGGCGAACCTTACGTCATCCATCCGCTTGAAGTCGGCCAGGTCCTCGCCGAAATGAAGATGGACAGCACCGCCATCGCCGCCGGCCTCCTCCACGACGCCGTCGAAGACACCGACGTCTCCTCCCAGGAGATCTCCCGTCGCTTCGGCCCGCAGGTCGCGCACATCGTCGAAGGCGTCACCAAGCTCGACCGCATCAAGTTCGCCAACAAGGAAGACCACCAGGCCGAAAACATCCGCAAGATGCTTCTCGCCATGGTCAGCGACATCCGCGTCGTCCTCATCAAGATGGCCGATCGCCTGCACAACATGCGCACCCTCGCGCACCTCAAGCCTGAGAAGCAGACGCGCATCGCCAAAGAGACCCTCGAAATCTACGCGCCACTCGCCCACCGCCTCGGCATGGGCAAACTCCGCGGCGAATTCGAAGACCTCGCCTTCCAGTACGTCGACCCCGAACGTTACCTCCAGCTCGCGCAAGACGTCGAACTCCTCCGCAACCGCGGCGGGTCAGAGTTCCTCAGCACCATCGCAGACCGCCTCAACCTCGAACTCACCCGCCACGGGCTCCCCGGCCGCGTCGAGTTCCGCATCAAGCGCCTCTACT contains the following coding sequences:
- a CDS encoding zinc-dependent alcohol dehydrogenase family protein — translated: MKHRVWMVQQEDGDFIETEIATPEPQADQVLVKISASGVAVLDTKIRSGKAGHAKQPLPSVLGLDMAGTVVAVSPNVTRFKPNDEVYGMVGGVGGQQGTLAEYILADADLLAHKSKKLTMREAASLPLNAITAWEGLVDRANVSAGKSVLVQAGAGGVGHLVVQIAKAYGANVFATVSKEKSHLVESYGATPIDYNEKTAAQYLEELTAGEGFDVIYDTLGGKTLDDSFTVAKFYTGHVVSCLGWGTHALAPLSFRGATYSGVFTLMPLQTGRGRAHHGEILSHITDLADKGLLRPLVSEQTFTTSNIAEAYASVAAGSKGKVVVEIQ
- a CDS encoding helix-hairpin-helix domain-containing protein gives rise to the protein MRRSLLFGCVLGFVGGTALAQLPAGHDAALVQKKCTVCHDTDRVMSQRQDADGWQTTVNKMKALGAQIDAAEQKKIVAYLAAAFPAEMGPKLNINQASQVELEAAFSLKRKEAAAVVKYREQVGGFKSVDDLKKAPGMDAKKVDEKKADLTV